Part of the Candidatus Paceibacterota bacterium genome, ATTTTACAGAAGAATTCTCAGCCATGATGGCTTACTTCTTTATCATCAAAGTAATCTTTGAAACACGATACGCAGAATCTTCTCTAGAAGAACAGAAAATCATTGAGAAATGGAGAAATAACAGCAAACTTTTTAATGCATTGGACTTGTATTATCAGATTTATCCTGAAAAAGATGTGGTAATTCAAAAAGGGTGGAGTTGGGTGTATGAGGATGGATTTTTGAACTTAAAAAATAAGATCATATCTTTTTCAAAAAAGAATAAGAGGAAAGTTGAATTTGAAGAAGGCCGCTCAAAAACTATGCGAATCATTAAAGGAAATTCGGCCTATAAAGGTATTGTAAGAGGAAAGGTTAGGTTGATTTTATTAGAGAAAGACAAAGCTTTAATGCAAGAGGGTGAAATTATAGTGGCCCCAATGACGACAGTAGATTTCTTTCCAATAATGAAGAAAGCGATTGCTTTTGTGACTAACGAAGGAGGAATTACTTCTCATGCTGCGATTGTCGCCAGAGAACTAAAAAAGCCATGTATAATTGGTACAAAAATTGCTACAGAAGTTCTTAAGACTGGCATGTTTATTGAGGTCGATGCAGATAATGGCGTAGTTAGAATTCTATAAAGTGTAGATGGTCATCTTCTACGCATTTACATATTTATTATAATGTGGTAGACTGTATTCGGGTCGTTCTTTCACTACATCAGGATGACCACACTTTCTATACAAGGAGACAAGTATGATCAAGGTAGCTTTGGCTGATGATCAGCCTATCTTTCGTTTGGCGATGAGGGAGATTCTCGCTTCAGCAGAATTTGAGGTTGTCGCAGAATTTTCCGACGGCCAAGATCTTCTCGGGCGTCTAGGAGAGTTTGACCTCGATGTCCTGTTACTCGAGCCTCTGATGGCCAACCTTGAGTTTATTGATCTGCAAACTCTTTTGCGGGACAACCCAAGGATCAAGGTGGTCCTTCTTACCGTTTGTGAAGATCAGCATATTTTTGCCGAGGCACTTAAGTTCGGCTGTTTCGGCATAGTCATGAAGCAGATCGATCCGAATGAGATCCGGAATCTTCTTCGGAAAGTTTGTTCGGGAAATATTTGGCTTGATCCGATGGCCACTTCTAAGATCGTTTCTGCTTTCCTCAAACCTCCGAGTGATTCTGGCGGCCGTGTGCCGCTTTCAGCTCGTGAGCGTCAAGTAGTGGGGCTGATAGCCCAAGGTCTGAAGAACAAAGAGATAATGGGGCTGTTGTTTATCTCTGAACAAACGGTCAAGAACCACATCCACTCTATTTTTGGAAAGCTCGGATTCTCGAGCCGGACAGAAGTAGCGATCTACGGGGTCAATAGAGGTATGCACTTACCAGTACCTGTTTCTCGAGGTATTTCTCTCGCTGATGATGCGGTCGTCCACTAGGGCGACGCTTACACAAAACTCCTAACACGACTCGTGGGCCGCAAACTCACGAGTCGTAACTTTTTATATCTTACAAAAATCTCAGATTACTTTTTTAAATAAAATTCTGAAGCTTTCTAAAGTAAAAAAATGATCCGCGCTAGCCGGTGAGGGCAGGCGCGGATCTAAGGTGCGGGGGTAACCATTATTGCGAGTCGGCTACCTTTTGCGGCGGTCCAGATGGACCGATTTTTGATCGTCGGAGTCTATTCTAATCACCATCCCAGCTGGTGGCGGAGGTGGTGGGGGAGGCATGGGAGGCTCATACGCCGGTATTTGAGCCTTCCAAATCGTTCCGTCTCCGTAACGAAAAACAAAGGTTTCGGTACCGGCGATATTTACAGTGTACCTGTTGGCCAACTCACTGATGTTGGCCGTCACTCCGTCCGGGTACTTACCCCCGGGGAGCAAAGTGTACACTTTCTCATTCTCGCAAATGAGAAAAAGTGGAGCAGGGATACTATTTCCCCCTGTCGCTTCCCTGACGCTAGTCGGGAAGCAGGGTTCGCCGTACCTTGTCGGCCCGACGATCTTGCCGTTCGTCATGTTTGACGGAACGGGATCGAAGCAACTCGACACCGTACAATACATGGTGCGAACCTGGTTGCTGATTGTGTGGAAAATATCCACACCTCCCAACATGTTCGACTTTATCCAGATGGGATTGTTGAAATTCCCACTGGGCAAAGTTCGACTTAGGATGACCGTTCTCTCTATCCCCTTGATTCTTACTACGATCCTCTCGCTCGCTGGATTTACAGCGACAATGAGGGTGTTGCCGTCGGTCCACGACCCGATGCCAGCTGAAATCTCAGTCAAGTTCTCTGCTGAGAGATCGTACACCTGGATCCACCGAGGACTTGCCGTCCCGGTTTGCCGGTGGAACAAGCCTTGGGCAACTGGTTCGCCGTTGCGACTCAGTGCCATCACTGCGTATACCTCCGTCGAGCTTGATTTCTGATTTGAAACCGAAATAGGTGCGTAAAGGAGAGTCGGGATGGCCGACATCTCGCTACCGTTAATGAGCCGGATCGGAATGTTTGAGCCCTTGCTCACCAACATCTCGATCTTGCCATCCCAGCCGCATTTCCATGCGGAGGTGGGGTTCGCCGACCCCTCGGTTGATGAGAGGAAGTAAAACCCGTCGTCGTACATTTGCGGTTCTCGGAGGAAGTCACTCCGCGGCACTGGTGAATCCAGTGCCCTGAAATCGCAGATGGTTTTTACGCCCACGATCTCATCGAAGATTGCCACCTTCGAGTAAAGGGTCTCTCCCTCGTTAATCGTGAACACGATTCCCTCAGGAGTCGTGCCCAGCACAGTTACGAGGGAATCGAGAGGAAGCACTGTCCCCTGTACCCTCTGGAGTTGAATTTCCGTCTGCGCGCTCACGTGAGTCGCACAGAAAAAAATGATCACGAAAACGAAAAGTGTCGCAGATTTGTACATAAAACCTCTATGCCCACTATACCATAACTTTACGTATACTACAACCTGTGGATATAGTGTGGATACTAGAAATTAAGTTGGAAGAGAGGGGTGTATTATATTTGTTAAAGTAGTAAAATAATATTGCAATGGATAAAGTAAACGTCTGGTTCTATATCTTAGGTTCTGTGCTTCTTGCTGTGTTGGCAAATTATCTAAGTACTGTTTGGGCCGCCAAAGATAATAAATTTTCTTTTTGGCTTCTTGCTGTTGTTGCGGTTTCGCCACTTGTATTCATTACCTTTGGGCTTGTCACCACAAAGTTTGGTCTAGCAATTACCTCAGGTACGATTGACTCTTTACTCACAATAATCACAGTGCTTGTGGGCCTATTTATTTTTCAGGAGTGGGGTCAAGTATCTTTATACCAGTATTTTGGTATGTCTTTCGCTATCCTAGGAATCATTTTGATGCAATTTCATAAATAATTTTAAATGTTGAAACAGAAATCTTGGTTTACGAAACTTTTTGCAGTATTAAGCGCAACAAAAGGACCATACACTCCTCTCGATTTTTCTGAAATCAATAAACGGGCTCAAGAGTTTGCTGATCTTATCGAGGATCGGCGTGATAAACTCATTGATATTTTGCTTGCGTATGAAAGCTATGAGGTTGTTCATGATGAAATCAACCGAACTCTAGATTTACTCAGAAACATAGAAGAAAACAAGAAATTCTTTTTTTTACGTATAGGCGAAGTAACATCCTTTTTACCTAGGAATCAACCCCTCTATGCATTCAGTTGTTTTGTTGTGATCCCGTCACTAATGGCAAGTGCTGTATATTTTCGTATCCCTCATAGTATGCGCCACTTCTTTTCTCAAATGCTGGAGCTCTTTAACATTAAAACCTTGTTTCCAAATATTATTATTTCTCCAAAAGAAAGATTAGAATTTTTAAAAGAAAGATCAGCATTAAAAATAAACCCAAAAAGTAAAGAAAGTCACCCTGTCACTGACGTAGTAATATTTACAGGAATACCCGCTCATGCAGATCAGTTGCGCAACGTATTTGATAAAAGAACCTTATTCATATCGAATGGCTCAGGACATAATCCGGTGATCGTAAGTAAGGATGCAGATCTATCTTCTGCGGTAAAAGCAGTGATCACACTTCAATTTTATAACCAAGGACAAGATTGTGCTGCACCGAATGCTATTTTAGTACACAAGGATATTTTTCGAGATTTTATCGAATTACTACGGATCCATATTCGGGAGATCAAAATCGGTGATTATAGAGATAAATCTTGTCGTGTAGGTCCGATTAGCGATCCCAAAGACCTTGTGAGAATTCAAGATTTTTTGGTTGAACATCGTTTGTGGCTCGATCCATCAACAGCCGGAATTATTCGGACACAAAACTCTATCGTGGAACCAACGATTATATCTAAACCATTAATCGAAGGAGGAAATTTTAAAGAGATATTTGCACCACTAGTATTTGTTCAAGAATATACAGATGATCAAGAATTAAAATTATATTTTGAAAATCCACATTATGCACAAAATGCAATGTATCTAACTCTATATGGAACAAGTGACTATGCTTTAAGTATTGTGGGCAAACCAATAAAAAACAAAACACTTCATAGTCAAGCAACATTTATTCATAATACTCATCTACATGCACCAGGCGTAGAAAGAGGTACTCAACCTTACGGTGGGTATGGCCACGGTGCCTCAAGTTTAAGTATCGATGGTAAGGTGGTCGCTATGCCGACACTTCCTCAACGTGACATTTATAATTATGTTGCTAAACCAATTTTAAAAAGTAAGACTTTACTGAAATATAAAATGGATGTAGATGAATTTACTAGTACACAGCACAAAGATGTAGAAAAATTATTAAGAGTTAAAGCTACTAAGCCAGAAAATATAGACGGGTTACATAAGTACGGTGACGTAGTATATGCAGATGTGAATTCAGTAATAACAAAGAATGCAAGATTTGTAAAGATTAAAGCAGAGAATTTACACTATCTTCTAAAAGAACGCAATGATGAACGTATAGCTACCCTTGAGTCTGATGAAATCGAACTACTCCATAAATTGAAGAAATTGTTGAACAAAAAACAGGATATTGGCGCAGAAGAATTTGAAACTACTTTGTATGAAATACCCAAATTAATTGATTTGACGAAAGCTCAAAATATACTCCGGCAACAATATTTTTTCCAAAACATCTACCAATTATTATTTGGTACAAATTTTGGTCCACGTCTTGCCCCATTTTTAAAAGAACTAGGAAAGGATGATATAGACAAGTTTCTCAATATATAAGACAATAAATATTGTGATTTCTCATAGAAAGATAAAAAATCCAGTCCTAAGCGGTTTTATAGTTCTGTCCGTATCTATTGTTATAGTGATTTTTGCTTCCAGAGTACTTTATACACAAACAGTCGAGTTGCTCACTAATAATTTAAGACAACGCATTTTAACCATATCTATAACAGCAGCGGCAAATATTGATTCGAATGACTTAGCGGCTCTTCAAACAGAAACGGATTGGCAAAAACCTGAATGGGCTCGTGTAACTACTAGACTCAATAAAGTAAAATACAGCAATGAGGATATTGTTTTCATGTATATTTTTAGAAAGAAAGCTAATGATCCAAATGCAATGCAATTCGTAGCTGATGCTGATTCTATTGACCCTTACGCCAATGATAGTGCCGACTCCACACGCTTTGTTGATGTAAATCGGGATGGACTTATAGAGCCAGATGGTCCAGACAAGCTTCAGTGGCCTGGACAAGATTATCCCGAAGCAGTTGATATTTCCGAAGCTTTCGAAGCTTACGATAGTCCACTGACAAGCCGAGAACTCTACACTGATGCTTACGGAACTGTACTTACAGGCTATGCTCCGATTAAAGATGATTCTGGTAATACTGTGGCCGTACTGGCTACAGATATTAAAGCCGATGACTTTTTTACGATTACACGTCAGACACTTCAACCCTTTCTTATTTTTATCGTATTTCTTACCGCTGTCATCTTTATTCTCGAGATTATTATCATCTACTCTTGGAAGAAGTACGCAGGTTCTCTAGAAGAACTCAATACTCAAATTGAAGTGGCGAATGAAAAGTTGAAGGAGTTGGATCAACTGAAGTCGGAGTTTTTGTCGCTGGCTACACATCAAATCAGGAGTCCACTTACTGCTATTAAAGGTTATGCTTCACTTATGCTGGAGGGCGATTATGGTGCGCTTTCTCCGCGTGTGAAGGAGCCGGTGGATGTAATCATGAAGTCAACTGAAAATCTCATTACTATTGTCGGAGAGTTTCTCGATATATCACGCATTGAGCAGGGTAGGATGATATACAACAAAGAAAAGTTTGATATGTGCGCGCTAGTAAAAGAAACAGCAAAAAATATTCTCCCAAATATCGAGAAGGCTGGTATCAAACTTATAGATAAAATAAAACCTGGTAGTACTTGTATAGCCTATGGTGATAAAAATAAAATACAACAGATTATCGGAAACCTGCTCGACAATTCCATAAAGTACACACCTAAGGATGAGAAAGATGCATTTATAGAAATTTCGATCGATGAGGTGGATGACAAAGTCAGAGTGTGCGTACGAGATGGAGGTATAGGTATTGATCCTGCCGAGGTCGGAAAATTGTTTAATAAATTCGTCCGTACCAAAGATGCTCACAAAACCAATGTCACCGGCACTGGCCTCGGGCTTTATATAGCAAAGAAAATGATGGAGGCTCAAGGAGGCACCATTTCTGTTTCTTCCCAGGGCCAAGGTAAAGGCTCTACATTCTACATCGAACTTCCCAAATCCTGATTTTGTTCCCTCTCCTTCATAAGGAAAGAGTGCGGGGTGAGATCTATTTTGTTATCGTATCTTTATGACTCAAGAAGAGACTCTAAACATTTTAAAAACAGGGGCCAATGTTTTTCTTACTGGTGAACCAGGAAGCGGTAAAACGCACACCATAAATGAGTATGTCACCTACTTGCGAGAACATGATGTAGAGCCGGCTACCACAGCTTCGACTGGAATTGCAGCCACTCATGTTGGTGGTTACACCATACACTCATGGTCGGGCATCGGTATAAAAAAATATTTAAACGAGTATGAATATGATGCGATCGCAGGCAAAGAATATGTGGCTAAAAAAATCGACAGGGCTAAGGTACTTATTATCGACGAAATCTCCATGCTTGACGCTCCGACTTTGGAGGCGGCTGATCAAGTCTGTAGGCTGGTAAAACGCAGTAGTAAGCCCTTTGGGGGCCTACAGGTGGTACTCGTGGGTGATTTTTTCCAATTACCTCCGGTAAATAGGGATTCTGAGAGGGGTAGCGGCAACGTAAACTTTGCATTCAACTCAAAAACATGGCAAGAACTAAACCCAATTATTTGTTACTTGACCGAACAGCATAGGCAGGATGATGTTGATTTTCTTTCAGTACTTTCTGCTATACGCAAGAATTCTATTCTACAGGAGCACATAGAAATTTTAAGTAATCGACTTGGCCTACATGAGGAGGTGCAATACGAAATTCCAAAACTTTTTTCTCACAATGCCGATGTCGACAGAATAAATCAAAAGCACCTTGATATGATCGACAGGGAAGATTCGAAAACATTCGAAATGTCTTCCCAAGGAAAAGATTCTTTAGTAGAAGCTTTGAAAAGAGGCTGCCTTTCTCCTGAAAAACTAGAATTGAAGGTGGGAGCCGTGGTTATGTTTACCAAAAATAATCCTGCTTCAGGCTTTGTAAATGGTACTTTGGGCGAAATAATCGATTTTGATATGGACTCTGGTTTTCCTATAGTTAAATTGAAAGATGGCGAGAGGATAGAGGTTTTCCCGATGGAGTGGGCAGTCGAAGAAGGGGGCAAAATAAAAGCAAAAATCATCCAAGTGCCTCTTCGTTTGGCCTGGGCCATCACTATCCATAAAAGCCAAGGTATGTCCCTAGATGCCGCTCTCATTGATCTTTCGGGCATCTTTGAATACGGCCAAGGCTACGTAGCCCTTTCTAGAGTTAAGAAGCTTTCAGGACTCTACCTTTTGGGAGAAGAAATTGAGATGGGCCAAAAAGCTTTTCAGGTGCACCCTGAAATTTTGAGGAAGGATGTGGAATTAAAATCTCTTTCGGAAGAAGCAGGGAAAGTTTTTGGAAATATCTCTGAGTCAGAGTTATTGAAAATGCAATCGAACTTTGTCCTGGCTTGCGGCGGAAGCCTCAAAGTTAACAAAGAAAACACTTCCAAAAAAAAGAAAAAACAAAAGGCAATAAATAATGGCCTCACTACGCTGGAGGAAACATTTAATTTGATAAAGGAGGATAAAAGGGCAGAGGAGGTGGCTTCCATCCGAGGACTCACCAGACAAACCATAATTTCTCATATATGCCAACTTTTTGAAAAAGGAAATATAGAAAATGATCTTCTTTATCGGGAACTTTCTCCCGAAGCCACCGAATCCTTCGACCTTATCACCTCCACTCTTCGCGATCTCGGCTCCGACAAACTCACTCCCGTCTTCCACAAGCTCTCTGGTCGCTATTCCTTCGATGACCTAAAAATAATAAGAACCCTCTCCTCTCTATACTAAACATCAATTCACATCTTACCCCTATTGAACTGTTCGTACGAAGAGTATAATAGAAAGATGGATGAGATTCAATTAGAAAAAGTATTA contains:
- a CDS encoding HAMP domain-containing sensor histidine kinase, with product MISHRKIKNPVLSGFIVLSVSIVIVIFASRVLYTQTVELLTNNLRQRILTISITAAANIDSNDLAALQTETDWQKPEWARVTTRLNKVKYSNEDIVFMYIFRKKANDPNAMQFVADADSIDPYANDSADSTRFVDVNRDGLIEPDGPDKLQWPGQDYPEAVDISEAFEAYDSPLTSRELYTDAYGTVLTGYAPIKDDSGNTVAVLATDIKADDFFTITRQTLQPFLIFIVFLTAVIFILEIIIIYSWKKYAGSLEELNTQIEVANEKLKELDQLKSEFLSLATHQIRSPLTAIKGYASLMLEGDYGALSPRVKEPVDVIMKSTENLITIVGEFLDISRIEQGRMIYNKEKFDMCALVKETAKNILPNIEKAGIKLIDKIKPGSTCIAYGDKNKIQQIIGNLLDNSIKYTPKDEKDAFIEISIDEVDDKVRVCVRDGGIGIDPAEVGKLFNKFVRTKDAHKTNVTGTGLGLYIAKKMMEAQGGTISVSSQGQGKGSTFYIELPKS
- a CDS encoding response regulator transcription factor; its protein translation is MIKVALADDQPIFRLAMREILASAEFEVVAEFSDGQDLLGRLGEFDLDVLLLEPLMANLEFIDLQTLLRDNPRIKVVLLTVCEDQHIFAEALKFGCFGIVMKQIDPNEIRNLLRKVCSGNIWLDPMATSKIVSAFLKPPSDSGGRVPLSARERQVVGLIAQGLKNKEIMGLLFISEQTVKNHIHSIFGKLGFSSRTEVAIYGVNRGMHLPVPVSRGISLADDAVVH
- a CDS encoding helix-turn-helix domain-containing protein yields the protein MTQEETLNILKTGANVFLTGEPGSGKTHTINEYVTYLREHDVEPATTASTGIAATHVGGYTIHSWSGIGIKKYLNEYEYDAIAGKEYVAKKIDRAKVLIIDEISMLDAPTLEAADQVCRLVKRSSKPFGGLQVVLVGDFFQLPPVNRDSERGSGNVNFAFNSKTWQELNPIICYLTEQHRQDDVDFLSVLSAIRKNSILQEHIEILSNRLGLHEEVQYEIPKLFSHNADVDRINQKHLDMIDREDSKTFEMSSQGKDSLVEALKRGCLSPEKLELKVGAVVMFTKNNPASGFVNGTLGEIIDFDMDSGFPIVKLKDGERIEVFPMEWAVEEGGKIKAKIIQVPLRLAWAITIHKSQGMSLDAALIDLSGIFEYGQGYVALSRVKKLSGLYLLGEEIEMGQKAFQVHPEILRKDVELKSLSEEAGKVFGNISESELLKMQSNFVLACGGSLKVNKENTSKKKKKQKAINNGLTTLEETFNLIKEDKRAEEVASIRGLTRQTIISHICQLFEKGNIENDLLYRELSPEATESFDLITSTLRDLGSDKLTPVFHKLSGRYSFDDLKIIRTLSSLY
- a CDS encoding aldehyde dehydrogenase family protein; its protein translation is MLKQKSWFTKLFAVLSATKGPYTPLDFSEINKRAQEFADLIEDRRDKLIDILLAYESYEVVHDEINRTLDLLRNIEENKKFFFLRIGEVTSFLPRNQPLYAFSCFVVIPSLMASAVYFRIPHSMRHFFSQMLELFNIKTLFPNIIISPKERLEFLKERSALKINPKSKESHPVTDVVIFTGIPAHADQLRNVFDKRTLFISNGSGHNPVIVSKDADLSSAVKAVITLQFYNQGQDCAAPNAILVHKDIFRDFIELLRIHIREIKIGDYRDKSCRVGPISDPKDLVRIQDFLVEHRLWLDPSTAGIIRTQNSIVEPTIISKPLIEGGNFKEIFAPLVFVQEYTDDQELKLYFENPHYAQNAMYLTLYGTSDYALSIVGKPIKNKTLHSQATFIHNTHLHAPGVERGTQPYGGYGHGASSLSIDGKVVAMPTLPQRDIYNYVAKPILKSKTLLKYKMDVDEFTSTQHKDVEKLLRVKATKPENIDGLHKYGDVVYADVNSVITKNARFVKIKAENLHYLLKERNDERIATLESDEIELLHKLKKLLNKKQDIGAEEFETTLYEIPKLIDLTKAQNILRQQYFFQNIYQLLFGTNFGPRLAPFLKELGKDDIDKFLNI